Proteins co-encoded in one Cytobacillus sp. NJ13 genomic window:
- a CDS encoding TRAP transporter small permease, with protein sequence MQRINHILNYFEEYVGVISLIFTSLLVFVQVVLRYFFNYSLSWSEEVARYLIVWFVFIGSSIAVREKAHATMDALVTYLPDRGKKVFSTIANLISIVFCVFLIWSGSGIVSSVIEFGSVTPATGMPMFIPYLALPVGASLMMIRFLQLLVQDVKSLRSVNETIIPPKEEAPKL encoded by the coding sequence TTGCAGAGAATCAATCACATTTTGAATTATTTTGAAGAATATGTGGGAGTTATTTCCTTAATCTTTACTTCATTGCTTGTGTTTGTCCAAGTGGTGCTCAGATACTTTTTCAATTATTCGCTTTCCTGGTCAGAAGAGGTGGCCAGGTACTTGATAGTATGGTTTGTATTTATAGGGAGCAGCATTGCTGTCAGGGAAAAAGCACATGCCACAATGGATGCTCTTGTTACTTATTTGCCTGATAGAGGAAAAAAAGTCTTTTCAACGATTGCCAATCTAATTTCAATTGTTTTCTGTGTCTTTTTAATTTGGTCAGGCAGCGGAATCGTTTCCAGTGTTATCGAATTCGGCAGTGTTACACCGGCTACCGGAATGCCGATGTTTATCCCTTATCTGGCTCTCCCGGTAGGTGCAAGCCTGATGATGATTCGCTTTCTGCAGCTTTTAGTTCAGGATGTTAAAAGCTTACGTTCAGTAAACGAAACCATTATTCCTCCAAAAGAGGAGGCTCCAAAACTATGA
- a CDS encoding TRAP transporter large permease, translating into MMLLIIFLLLLLLGVPIAISIALSTIVVILQSNVPMDTLARTMFSGVDSFSLMAIPFFVFAGDLMLAGGTSKRLIDFTKKWVGWTTGGLPIAGVLSSMFFAALSGSSPATVAAIGGIMIPSLKEARFSEKFSVGLMCASGSLGIIIPPSITFLVYGSVAEVSIGKLFIAGVIPGIFIGLILMTVGYVIAKKQGHKPDPRPTGKELWKSTVSAIWGILMPVIVLGGIYFGVFTPTEAAAVAIVYSMIVGFFIYKELTFKELFAVTKRSIVTSAMIMLVISASKVFSWYLTYEQIPSTVAGKLIEYASTPFVFLILVNIILLIVGMFMDSSAAVLILVPLFLPVVLEMGIDPIHFGVIMIINLAIGMLTPPFGLNLFVASGISKMSLAGVTRGTMPFIFVLIAALMVITYVPQLSLYLADFVYQ; encoded by the coding sequence ATGATGCTATTAATCATCTTTCTGCTTCTTCTATTATTGGGGGTTCCAATTGCAATTTCCATTGCGTTAAGTACGATTGTCGTCATCCTTCAAAGCAATGTCCCGATGGATACATTGGCGAGGACCATGTTTTCTGGAGTAGATTCCTTTTCACTAATGGCCATTCCTTTCTTTGTATTTGCAGGAGATTTAATGCTGGCAGGGGGAACATCCAAGAGATTAATAGATTTCACGAAGAAATGGGTCGGATGGACAACCGGAGGCCTGCCAATTGCAGGGGTGCTATCGTCCATGTTTTTTGCCGCCCTTTCAGGTTCAAGCCCTGCAACGGTTGCGGCGATTGGGGGCATCATGATCCCATCTTTAAAGGAAGCGCGCTTTTCCGAAAAATTCTCGGTTGGATTAATGTGTGCATCCGGATCGCTCGGCATCATCATCCCTCCCAGTATAACGTTTCTAGTCTATGGCTCTGTTGCGGAGGTTTCAATCGGCAAATTGTTTATTGCCGGAGTCATACCGGGAATCTTCATCGGACTGATTCTTATGACTGTCGGGTATGTTATTGCAAAAAAACAGGGACATAAGCCAGACCCAAGACCGACAGGAAAGGAATTATGGAAATCAACGGTTTCTGCCATCTGGGGAATTTTGATGCCAGTGATCGTCCTTGGGGGAATTTACTTTGGTGTTTTCACCCCGACCGAAGCCGCGGCGGTCGCGATTGTATACAGCATGATTGTCGGATTTTTCATCTATAAGGAACTGACTTTTAAGGAATTATTTGCCGTTACAAAAAGATCAATTGTAACGTCTGCCATGATTATGCTCGTCATTTCTGCATCGAAGGTATTCAGCTGGTATTTAACCTATGAACAAATTCCTTCTACCGTTGCAGGGAAATTAATAGAGTATGCATCAACTCCTTTTGTTTTCTTAATTCTTGTCAATATTATCCTGCTGATCGTGGGAATGTTCATGGATTCAAGCGCAGCAGTGCTGATTCTTGTCCCGCTGTTTTTGCCGGTGGTGCTTGAAATGGGAATAGATCCGATTCATTTCGGCGTTATCATGATTATCAATCTGGCAATCGGAATGCTGACTCCGCCATTTGGATTGAATCTATTTGTGGCCTCAGGCATCAGCAAAATGTCGCTGGCTGGTGTAACACGGGGTACCATGCCGTTTATATTTGTGCTGATTGCAGCACTAATGGTGATTACGTATGTGCCACAGCTTTCTCTATATTTAGCAGATTTTGTTTACCAATAA
- a CDS encoding Gfo/Idh/MocA family oxidoreductase, translating into MAVKNIGIIMNGVTGRMGTNQHLVRSIVAIREQGGVELANGDVIMPDPILVGRNKDKLQSLAEKHNISRWSTDLDECLADPHNVIYFDSQTTVRRADAIRKAIKAGKHIYCEKPTAASLEESIELAKLAYEAGVKNGVVQDKLFLPGLLKLKRLIDSGFFGKILSVQMEFGYWVFEGDWQAGQRPSWNYRKEDGGGIIVDMFAHWRYVLDNLFGNVESVSCLGKTHIPKRVDEKGNTYVCTADDAAYATFELEGGIIAQVNSSWTVRVNREDLLTIQVDGTHGSAVAGLRDCKIQHRINTPKPVWNPDIENPFAFTEQWQTVPDNQVFDNGFKVQWELFLKHIAAGEPFPWDLLEGAKGTQLAELGLKSWEERRWIDVPELSLEVRKNGEAVNSAR; encoded by the coding sequence ATGGCAGTTAAGAATATCGGAATTATTATGAACGGTGTGACCGGAAGGATGGGAACCAATCAGCATTTAGTGAGATCTATCGTGGCAATCCGCGAGCAAGGCGGGGTGGAGCTTGCGAATGGGGATGTTATTATGCCGGACCCCATTCTTGTTGGAAGAAACAAAGATAAACTGCAATCGCTTGCTGAAAAGCACAATATAAGCCGATGGAGTACAGACCTGGATGAGTGCCTGGCTGATCCGCATAATGTGATCTATTTTGATTCTCAAACCACCGTCCGAAGGGCGGATGCCATTCGGAAAGCAATAAAAGCTGGAAAGCACATTTACTGTGAAAAACCAACTGCCGCAAGTTTGGAAGAATCTATTGAACTTGCCAAGCTCGCTTACGAGGCTGGCGTGAAAAATGGAGTAGTTCAGGATAAATTATTCCTGCCTGGACTATTAAAATTAAAAAGACTGATAGATTCTGGTTTTTTCGGCAAAATCCTATCCGTTCAAATGGAATTTGGCTACTGGGTATTTGAAGGAGACTGGCAGGCCGGACAGCGTCCATCATGGAATTACCGGAAGGAAGATGGAGGCGGGATTATTGTTGATATGTTTGCCCATTGGCGATATGTCCTTGATAACTTATTTGGAAATGTAGAATCTGTTTCCTGCCTGGGTAAAACCCATATTCCTAAACGGGTCGATGAGAAAGGCAATACGTATGTATGCACGGCCGATGATGCTGCATATGCAACATTTGAGCTCGAAGGCGGCATTATTGCACAGGTGAATTCTTCCTGGACTGTCCGGGTTAATCGGGAAGATTTATTAACGATACAAGTAGATGGCACTCACGGAAGCGCAGTAGCCGGTTTAAGAGATTGCAAGATTCAGCATCGCATCAATACACCAAAGCCTGTCTGGAATCCTGACATTGAGAATCCTTTTGCATTTACAGAACAATGGCAAACAGTTCCGGATAACCAGGTTTTTGATAATGGCTTCAAGGTCCAGTGGGAGCTGTTTTTAAAGCATATTGCAGCCGGCGAACCGTTTCCTTGGGATTTGCTCGAAGGTGCCAAAGGAACTCAGCTGGCTGAACTAGGGCTTAAATCGTGGGAGGAACGGCGCTGGATTGATGTACCGGAATTAAGCCTGGAGGTGAGAAAGAATGGTGAAGCAGTTAACTCTGCCAGATAA
- a CDS encoding dihydrodipicolinate synthase family protein translates to MVKQLTLPDKNGKSYEYHAGNNKAFILPEGPFKSRIAFSAAHVVCDPLTDSDPILKAKIDWENTLAYRRHLWSMGLSVAEAMDTAQRGMGLNWEHAKELIRRSAAEAKAEGGRIACGAGTDQLLPGPSVTLADVQAAYEEQCEFVEQHNSQIILMASRALADCAQGPEDYERIYANILRQVSNPVILHWLGDMFDPSLKGYWGYKNLDDAMEVCLNVIWDNKDKVDGIKISLLDASREIEMRRLLPPGVKMYTGDDFNYPELIKGDEHGYSHAFLGIFDAIAPAAAAALHALDEGDYESYYALLEKTVPLSRHIFQAPTYSYKTGIVFMAYLNGHQSHFRMIGGAESARSIVHLSELFVLADKAGLLSDPELAAERMKMVLNLAGIRQEEYSSGKL, encoded by the coding sequence ATGGTGAAGCAGTTAACTCTGCCAGATAAAAACGGCAAGTCATATGAATATCACGCCGGGAATAATAAAGCTTTCATCCTGCCGGAAGGCCCTTTCAAAAGCAGGATCGCCTTTTCAGCTGCACATGTGGTTTGTGATCCTCTTACAGATTCCGATCCCATTTTAAAGGCAAAGATCGACTGGGAAAACACTTTAGCATATCGAAGACATCTATGGTCTATGGGTCTCTCGGTGGCAGAGGCAATGGATACGGCCCAGCGCGGTATGGGTCTTAATTGGGAGCACGCAAAGGAGCTCATTCGCCGATCGGCTGCGGAGGCTAAAGCAGAAGGCGGCAGGATAGCATGCGGAGCCGGGACAGATCAGCTGCTCCCTGGCCCTTCCGTCACCTTAGCGGATGTTCAGGCTGCCTATGAGGAGCAATGCGAATTTGTAGAACAGCATAACTCGCAAATCATCCTGATGGCAAGCAGGGCACTGGCAGATTGTGCTCAAGGCCCTGAGGATTATGAGAGGATTTATGCCAATATTCTAAGACAGGTCTCTAATCCGGTTATCCTTCACTGGCTTGGCGACATGTTCGATCCATCCTTAAAAGGATACTGGGGCTACAAGAATCTGGATGATGCAATGGAGGTCTGTCTGAATGTCATTTGGGATAACAAAGACAAAGTCGACGGAATTAAAATTTCCCTTCTTGATGCTTCCCGTGAAATTGAAATGCGCAGGCTTCTTCCTCCAGGTGTAAAAATGTATACCGGCGATGATTTCAATTATCCTGAATTGATTAAAGGGGATGAACACGGATACAGCCATGCCTTCCTGGGGATTTTTGACGCCATCGCACCAGCGGCAGCTGCAGCCCTGCATGCTCTGGATGAAGGTGACTATGAATCCTATTATGCCTTATTGGAAAAAACAGTCCCGCTGTCACGTCATATTTTCCAGGCTCCAACTTATTCCTATAAAACAGGTATCGTCTTCATGGCATATTTAAACGGGCACCAATCCCATTTCCGCATGATTGGCGGGGCTGAGAGTGCAAGGTCAATCGTGCATCTGTCGGAACTGTTTGTATTGGCAGACAAGGCCGGACTGCTGTCGGACCCTGAGCTTGCTGCAGAAAGAATGAAGATGGTATTGAATTTAGCGGGGATCCGTCAGGAGGAGTATTCCAGTGGAAAACTATGA
- a CDS encoding sugar phosphate isomerase/epimerase family protein: MENYERLSLNQITTEQWSLKEAIEGCARAEVPWIAPWRHKVEELGLSTSKRLIKDAGLKVSSLCRGGMFPAGTASERQKRIDDNKRAVEEAAELGTDVLVLVCGPSPDRDIVSARQMVEEGIAQLVPFAESHGVKLGIEPLHPMYAAERSVVVSMDLANTLAEAYRPEQVGVVVDVFHVWWDPDLYNQISRAKGRILGFHVSDWLVPTLDMLKGRGMMGDGVIEISRIRKAVEKTGYSGPIEVEIFNDQIWSQPADDTLIQMKESYLKHV; this comes from the coding sequence GTGGAAAACTATGAGCGTCTTAGTCTGAATCAAATTACGACAGAGCAATGGAGTTTAAAAGAAGCCATCGAGGGATGCGCCCGGGCGGAAGTTCCCTGGATCGCCCCCTGGCGGCATAAGGTAGAGGAGTTGGGCTTAAGCACAAGCAAGCGGCTGATCAAGGATGCCGGATTAAAGGTTTCCAGTTTATGCAGAGGCGGCATGTTCCCGGCTGGAACTGCATCTGAGAGGCAAAAAAGAATTGACGATAATAAAAGAGCGGTGGAAGAAGCGGCCGAGCTGGGGACGGATGTTCTCGTTCTGGTCTGCGGGCCGTCTCCTGACCGGGACATTGTATCTGCCCGGCAAATGGTCGAGGAAGGAATCGCCCAGCTGGTTCCTTTCGCGGAATCGCATGGGGTGAAATTAGGAATCGAGCCGCTGCACCCTATGTATGCGGCGGAACGGTCGGTGGTCGTTTCAATGGACCTTGCTAACACTCTCGCGGAAGCATACAGGCCTGAACAGGTCGGAGTGGTTGTCGATGTCTTTCATGTATGGTGGGATCCGGACTTATATAACCAGATCAGCCGGGCCAAAGGCCGAATCCTGGGCTTCCATGTTTCCGATTGGCTGGTCCCCACTCTAGATATGCTAAAGGGGCGGGGAATGATGGGCGACGGTGTAATTGAAATCAGCCGCATCCGCAAGGCTGTAGAGAAAACAGGCTACTCCGGGCCTATTGAAGTGGAAATTTTCAATGATCAAATCTGGAGCCAGCCTGCCGATGATACATTAATTCAAATGAAAGAGAGCTACTTGAAGCACGTGTAG
- a CDS encoding prenyltransferase/squalene oxidase repeat-containing protein has translation MTDTVSGMNDLITLLRKEQSPYGSWNYPFETGISTDAYMIILLRTLEIHDENLIQGLAARILRKQEENGAWKIFEDETDGNATATLEAYYGLLYSGYIQKEDSRMKAARKFILEHGGMESVNVFTKIMLSSTGQYQWPESFPIPVEIMLLPLSFPFNFYQFSVYGRVNLAPILILAEKKFSIKTKNSPDLSDLLLTRSGEIPWGIQPEYRSLLSFIKEGVEDLLGLPEKFHSLAIDRAKKYMLERIEPDGTFYSYFSSTFLMIFALLSLGHSKDDPIIKNAVAGLKSLRTDIDGLPHMQYANAGVWNTSLINAALQLAGLSPEDPAVKKANTYLLKRQHDQFGDWVIHNPNALPGGWGFSDVNTRNPDIDDTTASLRSIARNVQDSSVNEESWDRGIQWLLSMQNEDGGWPSFERNTENPWLGFLPIEKGEYMFGDPTSADLTGRTLEFLGNYTNLPDHDPSVQNASNWLLNNQEQNGSWYGRWGVCYIYGTWAAVTGLIASGLSKDHHSIRKSADWLKGIQNEDGGWGESCLSDSEKSYVPLNASTLTDTAWALDALIAAEDQPTEAIQKGIHYLVHSINKEDWTTAYPKGQAMAGSFYIHYHSYRYIFPLMALAHYHLKFG, from the coding sequence ATGACTGATACGGTTTCCGGCATGAACGATCTCATCACCCTATTAAGAAAAGAACAGTCTCCTTATGGCTCCTGGAATTATCCATTTGAAACTGGCATTTCAACAGATGCTTATATGATCATTTTATTAAGGACACTGGAGATACATGATGAAAATTTAATACAAGGGCTGGCAGCAAGGATCCTACGCAAGCAAGAGGAAAATGGCGCCTGGAAGATTTTCGAGGATGAAACGGATGGAAATGCAACTGCCACTTTGGAGGCTTATTACGGGCTCTTGTATTCGGGCTATATTCAGAAGGAAGATTCCAGAATGAAAGCTGCCAGGAAATTTATACTGGAGCATGGCGGTATGGAGAGCGTGAATGTTTTTACGAAAATTATGCTTTCCTCTACGGGGCAATATCAATGGCCTGAATCCTTTCCGATTCCTGTGGAGATTATGCTTCTGCCTCTTTCCTTCCCATTTAACTTTTATCAGTTTTCCGTGTATGGGCGTGTAAATCTGGCTCCGATTTTGATTCTGGCAGAGAAGAAGTTCAGCATTAAAACGAAAAATAGCCCTGACCTTTCAGATTTACTTTTAACAAGGTCAGGAGAAATACCATGGGGTATCCAGCCGGAATACCGGTCATTATTATCATTCATCAAAGAAGGTGTTGAAGATCTTTTAGGGCTGCCTGAAAAGTTTCACTCATTGGCTATTGACCGGGCAAAAAAATATATGCTTGAGCGGATTGAACCAGATGGAACATTCTATAGTTATTTCAGCTCAACCTTTTTAATGATCTTTGCGCTCCTGTCTCTTGGTCATTCCAAAGACGATCCCATTATAAAAAATGCGGTAGCGGGGCTGAAATCGCTCAGGACTGATATCGATGGTCTCCCTCATATGCAATATGCTAACGCCGGTGTTTGGAATACTTCTCTTATTAATGCCGCTCTTCAATTAGCCGGCCTTTCGCCAGAAGATCCTGCTGTAAAGAAAGCAAATACCTATTTGCTGAAGCGGCAGCATGATCAGTTTGGGGATTGGGTCATTCATAATCCGAATGCTTTGCCGGGGGGATGGGGATTTTCGGACGTAAATACCCGCAATCCCGATATAGACGATACAACTGCTTCGTTAAGATCGATCGCCAGAAATGTACAGGATAGTTCAGTCAATGAGGAATCTTGGGATCGGGGCATTCAGTGGCTATTATCTATGCAGAATGAGGATGGCGGATGGCCTTCCTTTGAAAGAAACACCGAGAATCCATGGCTCGGCTTCCTGCCGATTGAAAAGGGTGAATATATGTTTGGAGACCCAACCTCTGCCGATCTGACCGGGAGGACGCTGGAGTTTTTGGGTAACTATACCAATCTGCCTGATCATGACCCTTCTGTTCAAAACGCCAGTAACTGGCTGTTGAACAACCAGGAACAGAATGGATCATGGTATGGAAGATGGGGTGTCTGCTATATTTATGGAACGTGGGCGGCCGTAACAGGGCTTATTGCGTCTGGCCTTTCAAAAGACCATCATTCTATCCGAAAGTCTGCTGACTGGCTGAAGGGCATTCAAAACGAGGATGGCGGCTGGGGGGAATCCTGCCTGAGCGACAGTGAAAAATCATATGTTCCTTTGAATGCAAGTACCTTAACAGATACGGCATGGGCGCTTGATGCTTTAATTGCAGCCGAGGACCAGCCAACAGAAGCAATCCAAAAAGGAATTCATTACCTGGTCCATTCAATCAATAAAGAGGATTGGACAACAGCCTATCCAAAAGGGCAGGCCATGGCAGGAAGCTTCTACATCCATTATCATAGCTATCGGTATATTTTTCCCCTTATGGCACTGGCTCATTATCATCTTAAGTTTGGATGA
- a CDS encoding DUF2515 family protein, translating to MGWLKEELKKRTGTQKSIHLSEEEKGILGHIKRETMGWNLNNVTRTKAYLDFYRQRPEIHWAFLGHMVSRNGGWNMTDLKGEILARLLPDREKHSFFSFLERGNWLIFQDAYPQFLIYRESLKRNKPLFFLFPFFNVSVFMETVWSCFWKKPDPYLLTIALIINEQSYLEKRVIQNPLYKQEVFHKLEFKLQELLSLNHILFPYEKNGVTHMKGQTLNHFESLHERILLGKKLYDVLFKDKEVLALTEQWAYARPHTGSRKDYWPHIFNDVHEGMPGEQYQFQLKSCQLRPGGRRIFSPSLEMAWKNVSQPEAEPGDWFRDFHVMEYFLELDDMINGEIQHAYCKTLERLELAALAKKAVWN from the coding sequence ATGGGCTGGTTAAAGGAAGAATTAAAGAAAAGGACAGGGACTCAAAAATCAATTCATCTTTCAGAAGAGGAGAAGGGGATTCTCGGCCATATTAAACGGGAGACAATGGGCTGGAATCTGAATAATGTCACCAGGACAAAAGCCTATCTTGATTTCTACCGGCAGCGTCCGGAAATCCACTGGGCCTTTTTGGGACATATGGTTTCCCGCAATGGCGGCTGGAATATGACCGATTTAAAAGGAGAGATTCTGGCCCGGTTATTACCGGATCGCGAAAAACATTCCTTCTTTTCCTTTCTGGAAAGAGGGAATTGGCTAATCTTTCAGGATGCCTATCCGCAATTTTTGATTTACCGGGAAAGCCTGAAAAGAAATAAGCCATTATTTTTCCTGTTTCCGTTCTTTAATGTTTCGGTCTTCATGGAGACGGTCTGGAGCTGTTTTTGGAAAAAGCCCGATCCTTACCTTCTCACCATTGCCCTTATCATAAATGAACAAAGCTATTTAGAAAAAAGGGTGATTCAAAATCCGCTATATAAACAAGAGGTTTTTCATAAGCTTGAATTTAAGCTGCAGGAGCTTCTGTCCTTGAATCACATCCTTTTTCCTTATGAAAAGAATGGTGTTACCCATATGAAGGGCCAGACATTGAATCATTTTGAATCGCTTCATGAACGGATCTTATTAGGGAAAAAACTGTATGATGTCCTGTTTAAGGATAAAGAGGTGCTTGCCTTAACGGAACAATGGGCATATGCTCGCCCCCATACGGGTTCAAGGAAGGATTATTGGCCGCATATTTTCAATGATGTCCATGAAGGAATGCCAGGCGAGCAATATCAGTTTCAATTAAAATCATGCCAGCTGAGGCCGGGGGGAAGACGGATTTTTAGCCCAAGCCTTGAAATGGCCTGGAAAAATGTGAGCCAGCCTGAAGCCGAACCAGGGGATTGGTTTAGAGATTTTCACGTCATGGAGTATTTTCTGGAGTTAGACGATATGATCAATGGGGAGATCCAGCATGCATACTGTAAAACACTTGAAAGACTCGAGCTCGCAGCCCTTGCCAAAAAAGCCGTCTGGAATTAG
- a CDS encoding CBO0543 family protein, whose protein sequence is MHTVKHLKDSSSQPLPKKPSGIRRYMPAMLLASLLGTYLDLYFIGKGMYDFPIRPFSAIFSINILFTLAVLPIFMILLLKIMQSLNGWLKWIFVLSISLAMAALEKVAEGMGMFVHAENWHHLYTFVGYCLFIGLISAFHGWMNGKKQ, encoded by the coding sequence ATGCATACTGTAAAACACTTGAAAGACTCGAGCTCGCAGCCCTTGCCAAAAAAGCCGTCTGGAATTAGAAGGTATATGCCGGCCATGCTATTGGCATCGCTGTTAGGCACATACTTAGATCTGTATTTTATCGGGAAGGGAATGTACGACTTCCCGATCCGGCCATTCTCGGCCATTTTCTCAATCAATATTCTGTTCACCCTGGCAGTCCTTCCAATCTTTATGATCCTTTTATTAAAAATCATGCAAAGCCTGAATGGCTGGTTAAAATGGATATTTGTTTTGTCCATCAGTTTAGCAATGGCAGCCCTGGAAAAAGTGGCAGAGGGTATGGGAATGTTTGTACATGCAGAAAACTGGCATCATCTTTATACCTTCGTCGGATACTGCCTATTTATCGGATTAATATCTGCGTTTCATGGATGGATGAATGGAAAGAAACAATAA
- a CDS encoding DUF2087 domain-containing protein, translating into MELSNLFWDASLEELKQGYIEEKDSFICLLCGEKTEKGIVYPYKDRLYEAERYIRLHIETAHNSVFDYLLSMDKKLTGVTDHQKSLLQLFYQGKSDKDIQKELDMGSTSTIRHHRFALKEKERQAKTFLAIMELLKEKDEYAPAFLPVHKTATMVDDRYNITEEEQEKILKKYFPEGTDKPLVKFPPKEKQRLIVLRELASQLQPDRTYGEKELNQALKDFYEDYALIRRYLIDYGFLDRKLDGSEYWLKK; encoded by the coding sequence ATGGAATTATCAAATTTGTTCTGGGACGCTTCTTTGGAGGAGCTAAAACAGGGATATATTGAAGAAAAGGATTCATTTATATGCCTGCTATGCGGGGAAAAGACGGAAAAAGGAATTGTATATCCATATAAAGATAGATTGTACGAAGCGGAACGGTATATTCGCCTTCATATCGAAACAGCGCACAACTCGGTGTTTGATTATTTGCTGTCCATGGATAAGAAGCTTACAGGGGTTACCGATCATCAAAAAAGTCTTCTGCAGCTTTTTTATCAGGGAAAAAGCGATAAGGACATTCAGAAAGAATTAGACATGGGGAGCACATCGACCATTCGTCATCACCGCTTTGCTTTAAAGGAAAAGGAACGGCAGGCGAAAACCTTTTTGGCAATCATGGAATTGCTGAAGGAAAAGGATGAGTATGCACCAGCGTTCTTGCCTGTTCATAAAACAGCCACGATGGTGGATGATCGCTACAACATTACAGAAGAAGAACAGGAGAAAATCCTTAAGAAATACTTCCCTGAAGGCACCGATAAGCCTCTCGTAAAATTTCCGCCAAAGGAGAAGCAAAGACTGATTGTGCTGCGGGAGTTAGCCAGCCAGCTTCAGCCTGACCGCACATATGGCGAGAAAGAGTTAAATCAGGCATTGAAGGACTTTTATGAGGATTATGCTCTGATCAGAAGATATTTGATCGACTATGGCTTTTTGGACCGAAAGCTGGATGGCAGCGAGTATTGGCTTAAAAAATAG
- a CDS encoding GIY-YIG nuclease family protein, translating into MERKRELKQQFKETPIEAGVYQIKNTVNNKIFLGSTNNLKSLNGVRFSLETNGYMPNRELQDEWNQYGKDAFTFDILEKLKKKNDPYFNEKEALEKLEEKWLEELQPYGDKGYNK; encoded by the coding sequence ATGGAACGGAAAAGAGAATTAAAGCAGCAGTTTAAAGAAACGCCCATTGAAGCGGGGGTTTATCAAATAAAGAATACAGTGAACAATAAAATCTTCCTTGGCAGCACGAATAATTTAAAAAGCCTAAACGGAGTAAGATTTTCACTCGAAACAAACGGCTATATGCCTAATCGGGAGCTGCAGGACGAGTGGAATCAATACGGGAAAGACGCTTTTACTTTTGACATTCTGGAGAAGCTGAAAAAGAAAAATGATCCGTATTTCAACGAGAAGGAAGCCCTGGAGAAGCTGGAAGAAAAGTGGCTGGAGGAGCTGCAGCCGTATGGGGACAAAGGATATAACAAATAG
- a CDS encoding DUF3574 domain-containing protein, whose product MLDRKRIAYWVIPLILVICFLGSAVYAAGQPEAASSKHSSALKGQYYLEDVVKIYVPSTYDVDQPIDNTPYVNKTLEKFSGMFGGATAVDGTGAWLSDDEQLVKEKVTIVYSFAEDLDKKKIKQVVDYARALKEEMKQSSVSLEVNGKMYFIE is encoded by the coding sequence GTGTTGGATAGGAAAAGAATTGCCTATTGGGTTATCCCTCTCATCCTGGTCATTTGCTTTTTGGGAAGTGCTGTCTATGCTGCAGGGCAGCCGGAAGCGGCGAGCAGTAAGCACTCTTCGGCTTTAAAAGGGCAATATTATCTTGAAGACGTGGTAAAAATTTATGTACCATCCACCTATGATGTTGATCAGCCAATTGATAATACTCCATATGTGAACAAAACTCTAGAAAAATTTTCGGGAATGTTTGGAGGGGCAACAGCTGTTGATGGAACAGGAGCATGGCTTTCTGACGATGAGCAGCTTGTAAAGGAGAAAGTGACCATCGTGTACAGCTTTGCAGAGGATCTCGACAAGAAAAAGATTAAGCAGGTAGTGGATTATGCCAGGGCTTTAAAGGAAGAAATGAAACAATCATCCGTATCACTTGAGGTCAACGGAAAGATGTATTTTATTGAATGA